A portion of the uncultured Bacteroides sp. genome contains these proteins:
- a CDS encoding peptidyl-prolyl cis-trans isomerase — MKIVISLLIFASFFGSCMRKDDHTGKTPLVEVDENFLYKEDLYAAIPPGLSKDDSLLFAKHYIRNWTEDVLLYNKAKSNIPENSEIDKLVENYRKALIMHTYQQELINQKLAEELSEQEIVDYYEKNRNLFILEHPLIKGLFIKLPLTAPQVNRVRKWYKLETSEAIDHLEKYSLQNAVSYEYFYDKWVSLSDLLDRIPLKVLDPENYLRMNRQVELKDTAYYYFLNVSDYRKSGEQKPYELAKFEVKDMLVNKKQLDFMKKVKDDLYQRAMSDKKIINY, encoded by the coding sequence ATGAAGATTGTTATCTCTTTACTAATCTTTGCTTCTTTTTTCGGGTCATGTATGCGTAAGGATGATCATACAGGGAAGACGCCTTTAGTAGAGGTCGATGAAAACTTTTTATACAAAGAAGATTTGTATGCAGCTATCCCTCCGGGCTTGTCCAAAGACGATAGTCTGCTCTTTGCCAAGCATTATATTCGTAACTGGACGGAAGATGTTTTGTTGTACAATAAAGCAAAAAGTAATATTCCAGAGAATAGTGAAATTGATAAATTAGTAGAAAATTACAGAAAAGCACTGATAATGCATACTTATCAGCAGGAACTTATCAATCAGAAACTAGCGGAAGAGCTTTCGGAACAGGAAATAGTCGATTACTATGAGAAAAATAGGAATCTGTTTATTTTAGAGCATCCGCTGATAAAAGGATTGTTTATAAAGCTACCATTAACGGCTCCGCAGGTAAATAGAGTACGTAAATGGTATAAGTTGGAAACAAGTGAAGCAATAGATCATTTAGAAAAATACAGTTTACAGAATGCTGTTAGCTATGAATATTTCTATGATAAATGGGTTTCGTTATCTGACCTTTTGGATCGGATTCCACTTAAAGTCTTGGATCCCGAGAATTATTTGCGAATGAATCGTCAGGTTGAATTGAAAGATACTGCGTATTATTATTTTCTGAACGTGAGCGACTATCGTAAATCAGGAGAACAGAAGCCTTATGAACTTGCAAAATTTGAAGTAAAAGATATGCTTGTAAATAAGAAACAGCTTGATTTCATGAAAAAAGTAAAAGACGATTTGTATCAACGAGCAATGAGTGATAAAAAGATTATAAATTATTAA
- a CDS encoding peptidylprolyl isomerase yields MKKFVNFRFVVLFALMLVAGSTVYGQDNVIDEVVWVVGDEAILKSDVEEARMNAQYEGRKFDGDPYCVIPEELATQKLFLHQAVLDSIDVSESEVIQRVEMMTNQYIQMMGSKEKMEEYFNKTSTQIRETMRENVRDGLTVQKMQQKLVGEIKVIPAEVRRYFKDIPQDSIPYIPTQVEVQIVTLQPKIPIDEIEDVKRKLREYTDRINKGEMDFSTLALLYSEDKGSAMRGGEIGFKGRGELVPEYANVAFNLQDTKKVSKIVESEFGFHIIQLIEKRGDRINTRHILVKPKVSYKELSSATLKLDSIADDIRKGKFSFDEAASVISQDKETRNNHGLMPNPSTNTSKFEMQQLPQEIAKVVDKLNVGEISKAFTLVNEKDGKEVCAIVKLKTRINGHKATITDDYQSLKDIVIEKRREAMLHKWILEKQKHTYVRINDNWKNCSFKYPGWIKD; encoded by the coding sequence ATGAAGAAGTTTGTGAACTTTCGGTTTGTTGTTTTATTCGCCTTGATGCTCGTTGCAGGTTCAACGGTATATGGACAAGACAATGTGATTGACGAGGTCGTTTGGGTTGTAGGTGATGAGGCAATTCTCAAATCTGACGTAGAGGAGGCACGGATGAACGCTCAGTATGAGGGGCGGAAATTTGATGGAGATCCTTATTGCGTCATTCCTGAAGAGCTGGCTACACAGAAACTATTTTTGCATCAAGCAGTACTTGATAGTATTGATGTTTCCGAATCCGAGGTGATTCAGCGTGTCGAGATGATGACCAATCAATACATTCAGATGATGGGTTCAAAGGAAAAGATGGAGGAGTATTTCAATAAAACATCTACTCAAATTCGCGAAACTATGCGTGAGAATGTGCGCGATGGTTTGACTGTGCAGAAGATGCAACAGAAACTGGTTGGTGAAATCAAAGTGATTCCGGCAGAAGTCCGCCGCTATTTTAAAGACATCCCTCAAGATAGTATTCCTTATATACCCACTCAAGTAGAAGTACAGATTGTTACCTTGCAACCTAAAATCCCAATAGATGAAATTGAGGATGTGAAAAGGAAATTGCGTGAATATACTGATCGCATAAATAAGGGGGAAATGGATTTTTCGACGTTAGCTTTACTTTATTCAGAAGACAAAGGATCGGCTATGCGTGGTGGCGAAATTGGATTTAAGGGCCGTGGAGAACTTGTTCCTGAATACGCAAATGTTGCTTTTAATCTTCAGGACACCAAGAAGGTCTCTAAAATAGTAGAATCTGAATTTGGTTTTCATATTATCCAACTTATAGAAAAACGTGGTGACCGTATTAATACCCGCCATATCTTGGTTAAGCCCAAGGTTTCTTATAAAGAACTCTCTTCTGCTACACTAAAGCTCGATTCAATAGCAGACGATATACGTAAAGGTAAATTTTCTTTTGATGAGGCCGCCTCAGTTATTTCGCAGGATAAAGAGACCCGCAATAACCATGGTTTGATGCCTAATCCTAGCACCAATACTTCTAAGTTTGAAATGCAACAATTGCCACAAGAAATAGCTAAAGTTGTAGATAAATTGAATGTAGGTGAGATCTCTAAAGCATTCACCTTAGTGAATGAGAAGGACGGAAAAGAGGTTTGTGCCATTGTAAAGTTGAAAACAAGAATTAATGGGCATAAGGCTACAATTACCGATGATTACCAAAGCTTGAAGGATATAGTTATAGAAAAGCGAAGGGAAGCAATGCTTCACAAATGGATTTTGGAGAAACAAAAGCATACTTATGTGA